A stretch of Alkalicella caledoniensis DNA encodes these proteins:
- a CDS encoding transglycosylase domain-containing protein, translating into MENNNNNKPIKKEKSKWVKVTQTVLKSLLLLGLLVGFLGGGLALGMVAASLQDVPELNRDLLESPSLPTKVVDKNGDLIGEAYDQRRVRLNLDEIPQDLLNAFLATEDNSFYSHPGFDIKGLGRAFLSNLQGSTVSGGSTLTQQLAKQVFLDGTKELERKIKELYLAFQIEKTYTKDEIFEFYLNNAIAYRHPDYGLGAGARGIFGKTVDELTLGEMAVLAGVPNLPYTYDPRINRDAAKTRRNHVLSRMYRFGYISQQEFEDAKSEEIVLRSDNQEQASSNIKFHGPYAYAVKSAERILIDIYGYDTETARMAIANHGFTITTTIDSNIQQAAETVMNDSAHYPATRNDGLQAQGSATLIDNKTGEIVALVTGRNAHVTSNASLRPVESFRPLGSSIKPIFSYAPAIEKRVIFPGSVVDDTPIAFKDYWPENYPGVGFNGLVTIRESMRRSLNIPAIQSATLANDRYAQEFARSLGLTEYTDDKVYKQNSLGGIGATNLQMTSAFSAFANGGVQAEAYFISEIKDRNGKVIYSANPEQKVVMSEETAFLISDMLKDVVTSGTGSRIRNHFTKTAAAKTGTSNSAHDGWIVGYTPHYSLGVWVGYDRNDGSVTQHAQYTAPMWGKIMNFVHQDIPNSDFQKPRNIVQVAVSTKSGKLPSPLTPSEYIRTDYFIRGYEPKEVCDAFVEVTICKDTGLLATENTPLHLRETKVMLKPREYLTTTSQWRDGAGRKPKDVDMMAPTEECNMHSGGGGGSTVPSKLTHEFASNGIRLRWEGSSSVAGFNIYRIDGGDVEQLNGRPVTSREFLDDKAKKDNQYTYYVTAVLSDGTETGISNQITVTLPSAVQKINDFKLEEKPTGVEITWGETLNAKQYKILRSTSQNSGFSEITTTNKRAFVDTTVQPNTTYYYRIEAVGAEASPTKSIDYKGPNPGNGNGNGNGNGNGNGDNDDNDDDDNDDND; encoded by the coding sequence TTGGAAAATAATAATAATAATAAACCAATAAAGAAAGAAAAGAGTAAATGGGTGAAAGTTACGCAAACTGTTTTAAAGTCCTTATTATTGCTAGGCCTTTTAGTAGGTTTTTTAGGTGGTGGTTTGGCACTTGGTATGGTGGCCGCATCTCTACAGGATGTCCCAGAATTGAATAGGGACTTATTAGAGAGTCCCTCTTTACCTACTAAGGTGGTTGATAAAAACGGGGATTTGATAGGTGAAGCCTATGATCAACGTAGGGTTAGGCTAAATCTTGATGAAATACCTCAAGATTTATTAAATGCTTTTTTAGCCACAGAAGACAACAGTTTTTACTCACACCCTGGTTTTGATATCAAGGGATTAGGTAGAGCTTTTCTTAGCAACTTACAAGGTAGCACTGTAAGTGGTGGTAGTACTTTAACGCAACAGCTTGCGAAGCAAGTTTTCCTTGATGGTACTAAGGAGCTTGAAAGGAAAATAAAAGAGTTATATTTAGCCTTCCAAATCGAGAAAACTTATACTAAGGACGAAATTTTTGAGTTCTATTTAAATAATGCAATAGCCTACAGACACCCAGATTATGGACTAGGCGCAGGGGCTAGAGGTATTTTTGGTAAAACAGTAGATGAATTGACCTTGGGGGAAATGGCTGTTTTAGCCGGTGTTCCAAACTTACCTTATACTTATGATCCACGTATTAACAGAGACGCTGCAAAAACCCGTAGAAACCATGTTCTTTCTAGAATGTATAGGTTTGGTTATATATCTCAGCAAGAGTTTGAAGATGCTAAGTCTGAAGAAATTGTTCTAAGGTCTGATAACCAAGAACAAGCTAGCTCTAATATTAAGTTTCATGGACCTTATGCTTATGCTGTTAAAAGCGCTGAGCGAATTCTGATTGATATCTATGGATATGATACGGAAACTGCTAGGATGGCAATTGCTAACCATGGTTTTACAATAACTACTACTATTGACTCAAACATCCAGCAAGCTGCTGAGACAGTTATGAATGACTCAGCACATTATCCTGCCACTAGAAATGACGGTCTCCAAGCACAGGGTAGTGCAACACTAATTGATAATAAGACCGGTGAAATTGTAGCTTTAGTGACAGGAAGAAATGCTCATGTTACCAGTAATGCATCTTTAAGGCCTGTGGAAAGTTTTAGACCTTTAGGTTCATCCATAAAACCTATATTCTCTTACGCTCCAGCAATAGAGAAGCGAGTAATTTTTCCAGGTTCCGTTGTCGATGACACTCCCATTGCTTTTAAAGACTATTGGCCTGAAAATTACCCGGGTGTAGGCTTTAATGGACTTGTAACAATAAGAGAGTCTATGAGGCGGTCTTTAAATATACCTGCTATTCAATCAGCAACACTTGCCAATGACCGTTATGCCCAGGAGTTTGCGCGAAGCTTAGGACTAACAGAATATACAGATGACAAAGTGTATAAACAAAATTCCCTAGGTGGAATTGGTGCTACTAATTTGCAAATGACTTCAGCATTTAGTGCTTTTGCAAATGGTGGTGTTCAAGCGGAAGCGTATTTCATAAGTGAAATAAAAGATAGAAACGGAAAAGTAATCTATAGCGCAAATCCCGAACAAAAGGTAGTAATGAGTGAAGAAACAGCTTTCCTTATAAGTGATATGTTAAAGGATGTTGTAACTAGTGGTACTGGCTCTAGGATTAGAAACCACTTTACTAAAACCGCTGCTGCTAAAACTGGTACATCTAATTCAGCCCATGACGGATGGATTGTTGGTTACACGCCACATTATAGCTTAGGAGTTTGGGTTGGTTACGACAGAAATGATGGTTCTGTAACTCAACATGCTCAATACACTGCTCCTATGTGGGGTAAGATAATGAACTTTGTTCATCAAGATATCCCAAATTCTGATTTCCAAAAACCACGCAACATTGTCCAAGTTGCTGTAAGTACAAAGTCTGGTAAACTTCCTTCTCCATTAACTCCCTCTGAGTATATAAGAACAGACTACTTCATAAGGGGTTATGAACCAAAAGAAGTTTGTGATGCCTTTGTGGAAGTTACTATTTGTAAAGATACAGGATTATTAGCTACCGAAAACACACCCCTTCACTTAAGGGAAACTAAAGTTATGCTTAAACCTAGGGAGTATCTCACCACAACTTCACAATGGAGAGATGGTGCAGGAAGAAAACCTAAAGACGTTGACATGATGGCTCCCACTGAAGAATGTAACATGCATTCTGGTGGTGGCGGTGGTAGCACAGTTCCTTCTAAATTAACCCATGAGTTTGCAAGTAACGGTATACGCTTACGTTGGGAAGGTTCTAGTAGTGTGGCTGGATTCAATATTTATCGCATAGATGGTGGAGATGTGGAACAACTAAATGGTCGTCCTGTTACATCTAGAGAGTTTTTAGATGATAAAGCTAAAAAGGATAATCAATACACTTACTATGTAACCGCTGTTTTAAGTGATGGTACAGAAACGGGAATTTCAAATCAAATAACCGTAACTCTTCCATCAGCAGTTCAAAAAATAAATGACTTCAAACTCGAAGAGAAACCTACTGGAGTTGAAATCACTTGGGGAGAAACCCTCAATGCTAAACAGTATAAAATCTTAAGAAGTACAAGTCAAAACAGTGGCTTTAGCGAAATAACTACCACAAATAAAAGGGCTTTTGTAGATACAACAGTCCAGCCTAATACCACATACTACTACAGAATCGAAGCTGTAGGAGCAGAAGCATCACCAACCAAGTCCATTGATTACAAAGGTCCTAACCCTGGAAACGGTAATGGTAATGGTAACGGCAATGGAAATGGTAATGGCGATAATGATGACAACGATGATGACGATAACGACGATAATGACTAA
- a CDS encoding endonuclease MutS2, translating into MEARYLKTLEFMKIKDILALETLTPMGKSLSEDLHPFQEQKELLDSINDTYEGVISLNYGSPPMTELGDITNTISRATKGGILTGKELYIVLRSIQVSKDLKVYFTKIRDLTPKLFAMLKEVDDCKELKESINISVSDEGHILDTASAELKSIRKQIFRGESDLKDKLDSFIRSPQKLKYLQEGIITQRNDRYCIPVKAEHKGQVPGIAHDYSASGATVFVEPNFAVEIANKVQEFKSKEKQEVERILINLTNLLSCFSEELKYINETIGRMDFILAKAKMARKQRATQPRINQDGVITIKKGRHPLIPDKEVVPMSLELGTDFNTLVITGPNTGGKTVTLKTVGLLTLMALSGLFVLGDEGCSFPILEGVYADIGDEQSIEQSLSTFSSHMTNIVNIINKAQKNSLVLFDELGAGTDPVEGSALATAIMNLFKERKVLTVATTHYSQLKSYAYENELVENASVEFDHQTLKPTYKLLVGIPGKSNAFEISQRLGLDTGLIQKAKEMISQDTIRVDEMLKDLEEKRMLYEKKLEELEQNQRLFSLERQTLDKKQAEVIGKKEEILRKAKEESYKIIRLAKREGEELIKDIRKIQESVGSGNIHRDLQKVRDKMKNTTMEEEAPQKTGNLTNKDITVGMEVRLLDINQKATVLGLPDGDSKVLCQVGIMKIKTSLENLEKVQGTNKVTYNRATLRNIKNADDEVKNSLDIRGQNVEDAILEIDKFLDNSFVLGFKEVTIVHGKGTGALRTGVREYLRKHPHVKSTRFGGFSEGGDGASIVTLK; encoded by the coding sequence ATGGAAGCTAGATATTTAAAAACATTAGAATTTATGAAAATAAAGGATATACTTGCCCTTGAAACACTTACTCCCATGGGTAAGAGCCTAAGTGAAGATTTACATCCATTTCAGGAGCAAAAAGAGTTACTAGATTCAATAAATGACACTTATGAAGGAGTAATCTCACTAAACTATGGGTCACCTCCCATGACAGAACTAGGTGATATAACAAATACAATTTCACGGGCTACAAAAGGCGGAATACTCACAGGTAAAGAACTTTATATAGTTCTTCGATCCATACAAGTATCTAAGGATTTAAAGGTATACTTTACTAAAATTAGAGATCTTACACCAAAGCTTTTTGCAATGCTAAAGGAAGTAGATGACTGTAAAGAGCTAAAAGAAAGTATCAATATAAGTGTCTCAGATGAAGGCCATATATTAGATACAGCCTCTGCAGAACTTAAATCAATAAGAAAACAAATATTTAGGGGCGAAAGCGATCTCAAAGATAAATTAGACAGTTTTATAAGAAGTCCTCAGAAACTAAAGTACCTACAAGAAGGGATAATAACACAAAGAAATGATAGATATTGTATCCCTGTGAAGGCTGAACATAAAGGTCAAGTGCCAGGTATTGCTCATGATTACTCTGCCAGTGGCGCTACTGTTTTTGTGGAGCCAAACTTCGCAGTGGAAATTGCTAACAAAGTTCAGGAATTCAAGAGCAAAGAAAAGCAAGAAGTTGAGCGGATACTTATAAATTTAACAAATTTACTTAGCTGCTTTAGTGAAGAACTTAAGTACATAAATGAAACAATTGGTAGAATGGACTTCATATTAGCAAAGGCTAAAATGGCTAGAAAACAAAGGGCAACACAGCCAAGAATTAATCAAGACGGTGTAATCACAATCAAAAAGGGTAGGCATCCTCTAATTCCAGACAAAGAAGTGGTTCCCATGTCCTTAGAGCTTGGGACAGATTTTAACACACTAGTTATAACAGGACCTAACACAGGAGGTAAGACTGTTACATTAAAAACCGTAGGACTCCTTACTTTAATGGCTTTATCAGGTCTATTTGTCCTAGGTGATGAAGGTTGCAGTTTCCCTATTCTAGAGGGTGTTTATGCTGATATAGGAGATGAGCAAAGTATTGAGCAATCCCTTAGTACCTTCTCATCACATATGACTAATATCGTAAACATAATCAATAAAGCACAGAAAAATTCCCTAGTGTTATTTGATGAACTTGGAGCAGGTACAGATCCTGTAGAAGGATCTGCACTGGCAACTGCCATTATGAATCTATTTAAAGAAAGAAAGGTTCTAACAGTTGCTACAACCCATTATAGCCAGCTAAAAAGCTACGCTTATGAAAATGAACTGGTGGAAAATGCATCCGTTGAGTTTGACCACCAAACCCTTAAACCCACATACAAGCTTTTAGTGGGTATTCCCGGAAAAAGTAATGCCTTTGAAATATCCCAAAGACTAGGCCTTGATACAGGACTTATCCAAAAGGCTAAGGAAATGATAAGCCAAGATACCATAAGAGTAGATGAAATGCTAAAAGACCTCGAAGAAAAGAGAATGCTATACGAGAAAAAACTCGAAGAACTAGAGCAAAACCAAAGGTTATTCAGCTTAGAAAGGCAAACCCTCGATAAAAAACAGGCAGAGGTTATTGGTAAAAAAGAAGAGATACTTCGCAAAGCTAAAGAAGAAAGCTATAAAATTATTCGCTTAGCTAAGCGCGAAGGGGAAGAATTGATTAAAGATATTCGAAAGATTCAAGAATCCGTTGGAAGTGGCAATATCCATAGAGATCTCCAAAAAGTACGGGATAAAATGAAAAATACCACTATGGAGGAAGAAGCTCCACAAAAAACAGGTAACCTTACAAATAAAGATATCACTGTGGGTATGGAAGTAAGACTTTTAGATATAAACCAAAAGGCCACGGTACTAGGTTTACCTGATGGAGATAGCAAGGTTTTATGTCAGGTGGGAATCATGAAAATAAAAACATCCCTTGAGAATTTAGAAAAAGTTCAAGGAACCAACAAAGTCACATACAATAGAGCAACTTTAAGAAATATTAAAAATGCAGATGATGAAGTAAAGAACAGTTTAGATATAAGAGGTCAAAATGTCGAGGATGCAATTTTGGAAATTGATAAATTTCTAGATAACTCCTTTGTCCTAGGATTTAAAGAAGTAACAATTGTGCATGGTAAAGGTACAGGTGCCCTGAGAACTGGAGTGAGAGAGTATTTAAGAAAACACCCCCATGTTAAATCCACACGTTTTGGAGGATTTAGTGAGGGTGGAGACGGTGCAAGTATAGTTACTCTTAAATAG
- the polX gene encoding DNA polymerase/3'-5' exonuclease PolX has product MDNREVAWTLLEIGKMVELRGDSKFAGQSYKRAARLIERSEPIKKLIDENKLRNLEGIGDRIAQNIMDMVKLGHSPKLEKLREQVPCGLREMIDIPNLTSQKVHLLYKELNIDTIDKLEKAIASKRLLSVKGFGLSTIGDIKSGIEQYKQRGRTFLLGLALPLAYSYLKEIREMDCVKNAEVVGEIRRMKETVSSVEIIVLTDDTQKFLTTLKKNNIEIDSNKEKRTLEFEGNYNIPVKIYLSPEEKYGIEKIIYTGSEKHVQDLEALGLLKQRSDNEGQVYDSIGLKYIPPFLREGDREIELARDDRLPNLISVKDIVGDLHLHSHYSDGLNSIEELVKAAKRMGYQYIAITDHSQSLKIAKGLTKERILEQWREIDRIQGKYHIKILKGIEVDILADGSLDFQDDFLEQFDIVVASVHSHFKQHQNEMTARIMKAVANPNVDIIGHATGRLIQKRMPYDVDIKKVLNYAKDYKIAFEINSSPDRLDLNSENILLAKELGLKIAINTDSHSTLEFANILLGVGTGQRGYLEKKDVLNCWEKEELLAYLRG; this is encoded by the coding sequence TTGGATAATAGAGAAGTAGCCTGGACCCTTTTAGAAATAGGTAAGATGGTTGAGCTTAGAGGAGATAGCAAGTTCGCTGGGCAAAGCTACAAAAGAGCAGCTCGACTAATTGAAAGATCTGAGCCCATAAAAAAGCTTATTGATGAAAATAAACTTAGGAACCTTGAAGGAATTGGTGACCGTATAGCGCAAAACATAATGGATATGGTTAAGTTAGGGCATAGTCCAAAACTTGAAAAATTACGGGAGCAGGTGCCTTGTGGTTTACGGGAAATGATAGACATACCAAACTTAACTTCCCAGAAAGTACACCTATTGTACAAGGAACTCAATATAGACACCATAGACAAATTAGAAAAAGCCATAGCCAGTAAAAGACTACTGAGTGTAAAGGGCTTTGGCCTATCAACAATTGGTGATATAAAAAGTGGGATTGAACAGTATAAGCAAAGGGGGAGGACTTTCCTTTTAGGACTAGCTTTACCCCTAGCTTATAGTTATTTAAAAGAAATTCGTGAAATGGATTGTGTGAAAAATGCTGAGGTAGTCGGGGAAATTCGTAGGATGAAAGAAACCGTAAGTTCAGTGGAAATCATTGTACTTACTGATGATACCCAAAAATTTCTAACGACTTTGAAGAAAAATAATATAGAAATAGATTCTAATAAAGAGAAGAGAACCTTAGAATTTGAAGGTAACTATAATATACCTGTGAAAATTTACCTATCCCCTGAAGAGAAATACGGAATAGAAAAAATAATATATACTGGAAGTGAAAAACACGTACAAGATTTAGAGGCCCTTGGCTTACTAAAACAACGAAGTGATAATGAAGGGCAAGTATATGATAGCATAGGACTAAAATATATTCCTCCGTTTTTAAGGGAGGGAGACAGGGAAATAGAGTTAGCTCGAGATGATAGACTACCTAATTTAATATCAGTTAAAGACATTGTGGGAGACCTTCATCTACATAGCCATTATAGCGACGGATTAAATTCAATTGAAGAACTAGTAAAAGCAGCTAAAAGGATGGGTTATCAATATATAGCAATAACAGATCACTCCCAGTCATTAAAAATTGCAAAAGGACTTACTAAAGAGCGAATTCTAGAACAATGGAGAGAAATAGATAGAATCCAAGGAAAGTACCATATAAAAATATTAAAGGGTATAGAAGTAGATATATTGGCAGATGGATCTTTAGACTTTCAAGATGATTTTCTAGAACAGTTCGATATAGTTGTGGCATCAGTCCATAGTCATTTTAAGCAACATCAAAATGAAATGACAGCTAGGATAATGAAAGCTGTGGCAAATCCCAATGTGGATATAATAGGACACGCCACAGGTAGGCTCATTCAAAAACGTATGCCCTATGATGTAGACATCAAGAAGGTTTTAAACTATGCTAAGGATTATAAGATTGCTTTTGAAATAAACAGTTCGCCTGATAGATTAGATTTAAACAGTGAAAATATATTGTTAGCCAAAGAGTTAGGCCTAAAAATAGCCATAAATACAGATAGCCATAGTACTTTGGAATTCGCAAATATATTACTAGGTGTAGGTACAGGTCAAAGGGGCTATCTTGAAAAAAAAGATGTGCTTAATTGTTGGGAAAAAGAGGAGCTATTAGCTTATTTAAGGGGTTGA
- a CDS encoding pyroglutamyl-peptidase I: MKFLITAFEPFGNDSKNPTMDVIKGLELPDVDTLVLPVTFNFFQDFTEAIEDKKYDYILHLGQGGGRNKITFEKVALNYMDARIADNNGDKPVNQPIVADGPDGLFTTLPIREIVIALQQKGYPASISYTAGTYVCNYIMYSSLHYFRDKSTKVGFVHIPYSPEQIVDKELPSMSIDLVKEIIKETIKILSLGSFQSEQVSLGETH; encoded by the coding sequence ATGAAATTTTTAATAACCGCTTTTGAGCCCTTTGGAAATGACAGCAAGAACCCCACAATGGATGTTATCAAAGGGCTTGAACTTCCAGATGTGGATACATTGGTGCTACCTGTGACCTTTAACTTTTTTCAAGATTTTACTGAGGCCATTGAAGATAAGAAATATGACTACATCCTCCACCTAGGGCAAGGGGGAGGAAGAAATAAGATAACCTTTGAAAAAGTAGCTTTAAATTACATGGATGCAAGGATAGCAGATAACAATGGTGATAAACCTGTAAACCAACCTATAGTAGCTGACGGCCCAGATGGATTATTTACAACTCTACCCATAAGGGAAATTGTAATAGCACTACAGCAAAAGGGTTATCCTGCAAGTATCTCATACACAGCAGGCACTTATGTATGTAACTACATTATGTACTCATCCCTTCATTACTTTAGGGATAAAAGTACAAAAGTAGGATTCGTTCATATACCTTATAGTCCAGAACAAATTGTTGATAAAGAACTCCCTAGTATGTCAATAGATCTGGTAAAGGAGATAATAAAGGAGACCATAAAAATTTTATCCCTAGGATCATTTCAAAGTGAACAAGTGAGTCTAGGAGAAACACATTAA